The Streptomyces cynarae genome contains a region encoding:
- a CDS encoding helix-turn-helix domain-containing protein, which translates to MSERRAAPTVGQVVLGRRLQELRDAAGLKREEAAKVLRVAPATVRRMETAEVALKIPYVQVLLTTYGVPEEEIASFVRLAEEANQPGWWQRYHDVLPDWFSLHVSLEGAARIIRSYEPHFVPGLLQTEDYARAVLEAGTVGQGRPQDIERHVALRLARQKLLTGENPPHLWVIMDETVLRRPVSIRSQVMRDQLGHLLEASENPAITLQVAEYDSGPHPGTYTPFVLFRFAEPELPDMVYSEYLTGALYLDSRTEVALHLEVLDHMSAKAASVTRTREILREYRDRF; encoded by the coding sequence GTGAGTGAGCGGCGGGCTGCGCCGACCGTCGGGCAGGTGGTGCTCGGCCGGCGGCTTCAGGAGCTGCGGGATGCCGCGGGACTGAAGCGCGAGGAGGCGGCGAAGGTGCTGCGCGTCGCCCCGGCGACCGTGCGGCGCATGGAGACCGCCGAGGTCGCGCTGAAGATCCCGTACGTGCAGGTGCTGCTGACGACGTACGGCGTGCCCGAGGAGGAGATCGCCTCCTTCGTGCGGCTCGCCGAGGAGGCCAACCAACCGGGCTGGTGGCAGCGGTACCACGACGTGCTGCCGGACTGGTTCAGCCTGCACGTCAGTCTGGAGGGCGCCGCCCGCATCATCCGGTCCTACGAGCCGCACTTCGTGCCCGGGCTGCTGCAGACCGAGGACTACGCGCGTGCCGTGCTGGAGGCCGGGACGGTCGGGCAGGGCCGCCCCCAGGACATCGAACGGCATGTGGCGCTGCGGCTGGCCCGGCAGAAGCTGCTCACCGGGGAGAATCCGCCCCACCTGTGGGTGATCATGGACGAGACGGTGCTGCGGCGCCCGGTCAGCATCCGCTCCCAGGTGATGCGCGACCAGCTCGGCCACCTCCTGGAGGCCTCCGAGAACCCGGCGATCACGCTGCAGGTGGCCGAGTACGACTCCGGCCCGCACCCGGGGACGTACACGCCGTTCGTGCTGTTCCGCTTCGCGGAGCCGGAGCTGCCCGACATGGTCTACAGCGAGTACCTGACCGGCGCCCTCTACCTCGACTCGCGCACCGAGGTGGCCCTGCACCTGGAGGTCCTGGACCACATGTCGGCGAAGGCGGCCTCCGTGACGCGCACGCGGGAGATCCTGCGGGAGTACCGCGACAGGTTCTGA
- a CDS encoding helix-turn-helix domain-containing protein yields the protein MTIVATSPAAPSPTPSEQGIGPLLRGWRERRRVSQLELALRAGSSARHISFVETGRSRPSEEMVLRLAEHLEVPVRERNALLLAAGYAPHYPETPLDDPSMEALRAGVERLLQGYEPYPALVVDATYDVVAANRGIAMFLEGVPDHLLTPPLNAMRLTLHPQGLAPRIRNLVEWRGHLLAQMERQIALQRSPALRALYEEVAAYPVPDRSEPASGPGEEAEEVPYFALPMRIEHEGRVLSFVSSISTFNTPMDVTVAELAIETFLPADPATVKYLQSRGT from the coding sequence ATGACCATTGTCGCGACCTCACCCGCCGCCCCCTCCCCCACCCCCTCGGAGCAGGGGATCGGTCCGCTGCTGCGCGGGTGGCGGGAGCGGCGGAGGGTCAGTCAGCTGGAACTGGCGCTGCGGGCGGGCTCGTCGGCGCGGCACATCAGCTTCGTCGAGACGGGCCGGTCGCGGCCCAGCGAGGAGATGGTGCTGCGGCTCGCCGAACATCTGGAGGTGCCGGTACGGGAGCGCAACGCGCTGCTGCTGGCGGCGGGTTACGCCCCGCACTACCCGGAGACACCGCTGGACGACCCGTCGATGGAGGCGCTGCGGGCGGGCGTGGAGCGGCTGTTGCAGGGCTACGAGCCCTATCCGGCGCTGGTGGTGGACGCGACGTACGACGTGGTGGCGGCGAACCGGGGGATCGCGATGTTCCTGGAGGGCGTCCCGGACCACCTGCTCACCCCGCCCTTGAACGCGATGCGTCTGACGCTGCATCCGCAGGGCCTGGCGCCGCGGATCCGCAACCTGGTCGAGTGGCGCGGCCACCTGCTCGCGCAGATGGAGCGCCAGATCGCGCTGCAGCGCTCGCCCGCCCTGCGCGCGCTGTACGAGGAGGTGGCGGCGTACCCGGTCCCGGACCGGAGCGAGCCCGCGTCCGGACCGGGCGAGGAGGCGGAGGAGGTCCCGTACTTCGCGCTGCCGATGCGGATCGAACACGAGGGCCGGGTGCTGTCCTTCGTGTCGTCCATCTCCACCTTCAACACCCCGATGGACGTGACGGTCGCGGAACTGGCCATCGAGACGTTCCTGCCGGCGGATCCGGCGACGGTGAAGTACCTCCAGTCGCGAGGAACATGA
- a CDS encoding ADP-ribosylglycohydrolase family protein: protein MDDRLNPSWEATAIYRARVRGSLLGGAIGDALGYPIEFASLDRIRAAHGAKGVTGLVPDGQGAVGRVTDDTQMTLFTVEGLRQAHERERHKGIGGGWPRLVRDAYGRWFDTQRLPGPPAGAAGLAAQGWLYARRAPGNACLSGLAQDFVPDPGDALGRPGPVNSDSKGCGAVMRSAPFGLARVPGDTAFLMAALCAQTTHGHPTGYYSAGAFAAMVAHLVEGDSLEGAVLRALRLLARHPGHEETTAALRRALDLAAEGAPTAEKVQTLGGGWIGEEALAIAVYCALVEPDVRQALLLSVNHSGDSDSIGAVCGNLLGARHGDHGLPHEWLERVEGRAETTVLADDFAAECAGR from the coding sequence ATGGACGACCGGCTGAACCCGTCCTGGGAGGCGACCGCGATCTACCGGGCCAGGGTGCGCGGATCCCTCCTCGGCGGCGCGATCGGTGACGCCCTCGGGTACCCGATCGAATTCGCCTCCCTGGACCGAATCCGCGCCGCGCACGGCGCGAAGGGCGTCACCGGTCTCGTACCCGACGGGCAGGGCGCCGTGGGCCGCGTCACCGACGACACGCAGATGACCCTGTTCACGGTGGAGGGCCTGCGGCAGGCGCACGAGCGCGAGCGCCACAAGGGCATCGGCGGCGGCTGGCCCCGGCTGGTACGGGACGCCTACGGCCGCTGGTTCGACACCCAGCGCCTGCCCGGCCCGCCCGCCGGCGCCGCCGGACTCGCCGCACAGGGGTGGCTGTACGCGCGCCGCGCCCCCGGCAACGCCTGCCTCTCAGGCCTCGCCCAGGACTTCGTGCCCGACCCCGGCGACGCACTGGGCCGCCCCGGCCCGGTCAACTCCGACTCCAAGGGCTGTGGCGCGGTCATGCGCTCGGCGCCGTTCGGTCTCGCCCGGGTGCCCGGCGACACCGCGTTCCTGATGGCCGCGCTGTGCGCCCAGACCACCCACGGCCACCCCACCGGTTACTACTCCGCGGGCGCCTTCGCCGCGATGGTCGCGCACCTGGTGGAGGGCGACTCCCTGGAGGGCGCCGTACTGCGCGCCCTGCGCCTGCTCGCCCGTCACCCCGGCCACGAGGAGACCACGGCCGCACTGCGGCGCGCCCTCGACCTGGCCGCCGAGGGTGCGCCGACCGCGGAGAAGGTGCAGACGCTCGGTGGGGGCTGGATCGGCGAGGAGGCCCTGGCCATCGCCGTGTACTGCGCCCTCGTCGAGCCCGACGTCCGGCAGGCGCTGCTGCTGTCCGTCAACCACTCCGGCGACAGCGACTCCATCGGCGCCGTCTGCGGCAACCTCCTCGGCGCCCGCCACGGCGACCACGGGCTGCCGCACGAGTGGCTGGAGCGCGTCGAGGGACGGGCCGAGACGACGGTCCTGGCGGACGACTTCGCCGCGGAGTGCGCAGGACGCTGA
- a CDS encoding 4a-hydroxytetrahydrobiopterin dehydratase has product MPVEPLSQKEIEDRLAELPGWSLEGDRIARSYRLGTHFAATAMVVHIAQVQEELDHHSDLTLGYNTVSLTVNTHSAGGAVTDRDFELARRVEELAPGHGAH; this is encoded by the coding sequence ATGCCCGTCGAACCACTGTCGCAGAAGGAGATCGAGGACCGGCTGGCGGAGCTGCCCGGCTGGTCCCTCGAGGGCGACCGGATCGCCCGCTCCTACCGGCTCGGCACGCACTTCGCGGCGACCGCGATGGTCGTGCACATCGCCCAGGTGCAGGAGGAGCTGGACCACCACTCCGACCTCACCCTCGGCTACAACACCGTCTCCCTCACGGTGAACACGCACAGCGCGGGCGGCGCTGTCACCGACCGGGACTTCGAACTGGCCCGCAGGGTCGAGGAACTGGCGCCCGGTCACGGCGCGCACTGA
- a CDS encoding helix-turn-helix transcriptional regulator, translating into MKSSRLVSILLLLQTRGRMTAAQLAEELEVSVRTVYRDVEALHAAGVPLYGDAGHAGGYRLLDGYRTRLTGLTAGEAEALFLSGAPGPAAALGLGSVLAAAQLKVRAALPPELRVHADRVSARFHLDAPGWYADADEAPFLPAVAAAVWNSRVLHVLYRRWREPTDVERRLEPYGLVLKAGRWYVVAGPGPRTFRVDQILDLSSSDEEFTVPEDFDLAAYWAAYQRDFHDRLYRGEAVVRLAPGARLTGSAARAVEANGRETADGWTLATVPIESVEHAHGEFLSLGADIEVLEPEELRRRIARTVSELVRRYEPSPGSGCVDGGSGRSGHVAADEEAGVRGPVATRLRPPDRPSPSGGLSPRGPASR; encoded by the coding sequence GTGAAGTCCAGTCGGCTCGTCTCCATCCTGCTGCTGCTCCAGACCCGCGGCCGGATGACCGCCGCCCAGCTCGCCGAGGAGCTGGAGGTCTCGGTGCGCACCGTCTACCGGGACGTCGAGGCGCTGCACGCCGCGGGCGTTCCGCTCTACGGCGACGCCGGGCACGCGGGCGGCTACCGGCTGCTCGACGGCTACCGCACCCGCCTCACGGGACTGACCGCGGGCGAGGCCGAAGCCCTGTTCCTGTCCGGCGCGCCAGGGCCGGCCGCCGCACTCGGACTGGGCTCCGTCCTCGCCGCCGCCCAGCTCAAGGTCCGCGCCGCACTGCCGCCCGAACTGCGCGTGCACGCCGACCGGGTCAGCGCCCGCTTCCACCTGGACGCCCCCGGCTGGTACGCGGACGCCGACGAGGCCCCGTTTCTGCCTGCCGTCGCGGCCGCCGTCTGGAACAGCCGCGTGCTGCACGTCCTGTACCGGCGCTGGCGCGAGCCCACCGATGTGGAGCGCCGTCTGGAGCCGTACGGACTCGTACTGAAGGCGGGGCGCTGGTACGTCGTCGCCGGGCCGGGACCGCGCACCTTCCGCGTCGACCAGATCCTCGATCTCAGTTCGAGCGACGAGGAGTTCACCGTCCCCGAGGACTTCGATCTGGCCGCGTACTGGGCGGCGTACCAACGGGATTTCCACGACCGGCTGTACCGCGGCGAGGCGGTCGTCCGGCTGGCCCCGGGGGCGCGGCTCACCGGATCGGCGGCAAGGGCGGTCGAAGCCAACGGCCGTGAGACGGCCGACGGTTGGACTCTGGCCACCGTACCGATCGAGTCCGTCGAGCACGCGCACGGCGAGTTCCTGAGCCTGGGCGCGGACATCGAGGTCCTGGAACCCGAGGAGTTGCGCCGGCGGATCGCCCGGACGGTGTCCGAGCTGGTGCGGAGGTACGAGCCGTCGCCGGGCTCAGGGTGTGTAGACGGTGGGTCGGGGCGGAGTGGGCATGTTGCTGCCGATGAAGAAGCTGGGGTGCGGGGGCCGGTTGCAACACGGCTCAGGCCGCCTGACCGGCCATCGCCGTCAGGCGGCCTGAGCCCGCGGGGCCCGGCTTCTCGGTGA
- a CDS encoding vanadium-dependent haloperoxidase encodes MEASRSRRSAALGAVTSLLLLVVTVLAGSPATAARHSVPSADPAAIRAWNSIATDTIAANLGPSRPSGQAVVWHGFVSAAVYNAVVGIRGDYAPYKGQERGPSTASPEAAAVAAAHRVLLTYFPASRAGLDAAYADWLARIPDGAAKTQGVDFGQRAADRLITLREGDGRDAPVQFTTPPAPGVWRPTPPGHLPFIDPWLGRLRPMLLLSPDQFRPGPPPALHSARYAQDLNEVKSMGAKTGSPRTALQTETALFFGGSLVTQIQAALRDYTDRHHLGIAETARVFAAANTSATDAVITAWDAKLRYARWRPITAVQLADTDGNPATQADPQWQPLLLTPPHPDHLSGHTTVTGAVTRTLSGILGTTRLDLNIPSEITGTTRHYAYADQLDQDMIDARVWAGIHFRSADAAGAQAGKRIGTWALTHYFQPLRPHR; translated from the coding sequence ATGGAAGCTTCTCGTTCCCGCAGGTCCGCCGCCCTCGGCGCCGTCACCTCACTCCTGCTCCTCGTCGTCACCGTCCTGGCCGGGTCCCCGGCGACCGCCGCCCGTCACTCGGTCCCTTCGGCGGACCCCGCGGCGATCCGCGCATGGAACTCCATCGCGACCGACACCATCGCCGCCAACCTCGGCCCCTCCCGCCCATCGGGGCAGGCGGTCGTCTGGCACGGGTTCGTCTCGGCCGCCGTCTACAACGCCGTGGTAGGCATCCGGGGCGACTACGCCCCGTACAAGGGGCAGGAGCGCGGCCCCTCCACCGCATCGCCCGAGGCGGCGGCCGTGGCCGCCGCGCACCGTGTCCTGCTCACCTACTTCCCCGCGTCCCGGGCCGGGCTCGACGCCGCCTACGCAGACTGGCTCGCCAGGATTCCCGACGGCGCGGCGAAGACACAGGGCGTGGACTTCGGACAGCGCGCCGCCGACCGTCTCATCACCCTGCGCGAAGGCGACGGCCGGGACGCGCCCGTGCAGTTCACCACCCCGCCGGCGCCCGGTGTCTGGCGGCCCACCCCGCCCGGCCACCTGCCCTTCATCGACCCCTGGCTCGGCAGGCTGCGCCCGATGCTGCTGCTCTCCCCCGACCAGTTCCGTCCCGGCCCGCCGCCCGCCCTGCACTCGGCGCGCTATGCCCAGGACCTGAACGAGGTGAAGAGCATGGGCGCGAAGACCGGCTCGCCCCGCACCGCGCTCCAGACCGAGACGGCCCTGTTCTTCGGGGGCAGTCTGGTGACACAGATCCAGGCGGCGCTCAGGGACTACACCGACCGGCACCACCTGGGCATCGCCGAGACGGCACGCGTGTTCGCCGCGGCGAACACGTCGGCGACCGACGCCGTCATCACCGCCTGGGACGCCAAGCTCCGGTACGCGCGCTGGCGGCCCATCACCGCCGTCCAACTGGCCGACACCGACGGCAATCCCGCGACCCAGGCCGACCCGCAGTGGCAGCCGTTGCTCCTCACGCCGCCGCACCCTGACCACCTCAGCGGCCACACCACGGTCACCGGCGCGGTGACCCGGACCCTCAGCGGAATCCTCGGCACGACACGGCTGGACCTGAACATCCCGTCCGAGATCACCGGCACCACCCGGCACTACGCATACGCCGACCAGCTCGACCAGGACATGATCGACGCGCGTGTGTGGGCCGGAATCCACTTCCGCTCGGCGGACGCGGCCGGGGCCCAGGCGGGCAAGCGGATCGGCACCTGGGCGCTGACCCACTATTTCCAGCCGCTGCGCCCGCACCGCTGA